Genomic DNA from Ictidomys tridecemlineatus isolate mIctTri1 chromosome 6, mIctTri1.hap1, whole genome shotgun sequence:
gttgCCATCACTTCCAGCTGATCTCTTCTCTTTTGCTCACTTCCAGCTGATCTCTTCTCTTTTGCTCTTCATTCTTAATTAATTGTATGTGTGCCATCACTTCCAGATGATCTCTTCTCTTGtgctcttcatttttaaataatttttgcctATCACCAGATTTGATTCAACTTTACTATGTACTTGTACATACCATAGTAAGAGTTACTGAAACCTAAGGTGGGCACCATGCTCTATGATAACACAAGGGAAATGAAAACCACTTCTACAAGCATTACATAAAAAACTACTGAAGGGCTGGGAGTggaactcagtggcagagtgcttgccttgcatgtatgaggcactgggttcctcagcaccacataaaaataaacaaataaaagcatgctgtccatctacaactacaaaaaaaaaaaaactaaagtggGGGCGCTGccgtggtggctcagtggtagtgcgctcacctagcaagcgtgaggccctgggttcgatcctcagtaccacatacaaacaaataaaggtatcgtgtccaacttcaactaaaaaatatttaaaaaaaaaaaaaattaaagtgggggctggggttgtggctcagtggtagagcacttgcctggcatgtgtgaggccctaggttcaatccttagcaccacatataaataaaaaaaaaaaaaaaggtattgtgtccatctacaactaaaaaaaaaatttttaatttaaaaaacgaTTGAAGTGTGTGTGTTCCTTTCTGAagattttcctatttaaaatattGCTATTGGATTTAGATATACTTaatttatctttgtttcttttgttcatgTAGTTaacacaaatatttgaaatttcttaAACTCTCATTTACCAAACATTAAATTCAATCCTTTCTTAAAGGAAAATTGCCAATATTCGAAgatacatttttgtatatttgtaatggataataaattttattatcaatTAACTTATTATAGTCATGAGtccacttttttaaatttttgcacaaaccaaagctttaaaaaaatacctactttttttgttatcttttgagtataaagtttaaaaatacatttttataagtgttttcttaaattttgccTAATGACAAGCTGTTGACTAGgtgtacttttatattttataatgaaaaatgttGGTTTAATCTCAGCCTAATTGGAGTCCTCTGAATAACCTATAATCTTGATCAAAGTTTGATCTTACGTCATTATTCAGTAATGATACTATAAATTCACCATAAACACTAAAAACAACTCTTATTTCTTTACAAGCTTATCTTATTCAGGTGACAAAAGCTCTGCAAATTTTCCCAGGGTCTATTTGGTTCAATTCAGCTATGAGCTATTAATAGTTAATTAAATCAACTATTGAttaatttaattgattaatttaattctctcccaGCTAAGAGAAAaggataaaattaacattttgtgTGTCAAACATTTTTAGGAGATTCAtatacatcatcatcatcatcatcagaatTATATTGAGTGCCTGCTATGATGTGCTATGCTAAGAATTTTACACGTATTACCACTTCTCCTCACTATAGGTTTGTAATTATTACACccatttacaaataaggaaattgaGGATCAGCAAAATTAGATTATCACTGCAAATTCTGtccaactccagaggctgaggaccTCCTATCATATGATACAactagggaaggaaaaaaaatatcacaagAAAACTACTGTCAGTAGAACTATAAAAAAGCAGTAATTCAGACAAACATGTTTGTTCTCTACTATGTTGCCATTAACTAGACTATAAGCTCTTCAAAAGCTCTAACAATTGTTTGGACTTCAGACATAAGAAGGAGGTATCTTAATTTGAGTAATGCTAGTAAGCTACATTTATTCTACCAGAGTAAATATGTTAGTAAATGATAACCTagtaataaaacaaatgaaagtaaGTCAGCTACTCCTTTTACCCTTGGGAGACTGTGTTTTAGCAAATACACTGTTTAGCAAAAACAGTTTTGCAATCACTACTTGATTTCTTTCCTGCCTGTGGCTACTTCTTATATACCCACAATAATATTTTCACAAACttctctacttaaaaaaatttaaaaattaacactttAGGCTTCCTTCACCACCTATAGTTAATGTAGTATAAAGCTATtgagaaaatttctaaaatacattttgaacCAAAATATACTTGATGGGACAAGGAGGGAGAGTTGCTACCTTGAATTAATTCTCTGCTCCATTTCATCAGttcattacaattcttttacAGCTATATAActgcttctttttaaagatgCCATCAAAATACTATCTGAACATATATATTGTGGTTTTATTTCcattaaataaaactatattaaccaaaataatttcaaaaaatgtttgcagagtaAGCCAAATACAATTTAAGGAAGATAACCTATTAAAAAACACATTgaagaaatacacatttaaaaaaaaatttttatatctttaaactGCATCTTactttgtaaaaatgtttttcagcctgaatatttgcttttctattctttgttttcttttgagttttcaaTAATCTATTTATTGACATTCTGCTTCCCAAACTAAACTACAAACTCCCCAAAACAGAGTTTGTCCTTGATTATACCACCACATCCTATAACGGTAACATTGTTGAATCCAACTACTTTACTATTAGTAGATTGCTATCAATAGTCtcctactttaaaatataatgctTTCATAGAACAAGCTGTCAGTTAAATGAAAAGTCAAACACTTGATATACATGACAAATGAGGTTCCCTTTCCAGAGTAATCACAGTGTATATATCTGTCTTTGGGCATCAAAATTGATGATCTATTTCTAGCATTTTACATTTGTTCTTTACTTCATAGTTCAGTACATAGTCTACAGGCTTAGTTAATCTTCTAATTGATGCCATTATAGTTTCACCTGACAATTCACATCCTTGCTTTAATTTCAGTTTTGTATATTTATGAGAACTACCTATcttataatcaaaatttaattttctctttctcttcattttataaactgaTAGCACAGTgcagtaaaatttcaaatattcaaacTACAGTAAAATATTCAACTTCCCCAATAGTGCTGTAGAGACACATTTAGACACAAAgagattatatcaaactaaaaatctacAGCCAGCAAAGACACCGATCAACAGATATGAAGAGACAACCTgaagaatgaaagagaatatTTGAAAACCGTATgtctgataagggattaatatccaaaatatataaggaactcaagcaACTCAGTAGCAGAAAAcaactccttttaaaaatgggcaaaggtcctaaataaagatctatcaacaggtataatgaaaaaattttcaacatcactaataccaggaaaatgaaaaatcaaagctACAATGAGATAACATCTCATACCTATAAAAATGTTtactatcaaaaagaaaaaaaggtattggcgaaatgtggagaaaaagaaatacttttagaCTCTCGGTGAGAATTTGAATTAGTACACCTATAGGAAAAACATTATGGAagttcctcagaaaattaaaaaataaaactgccatATGATGGAAACATTCACTTCTAGGTatgtatccaaagaaaatgaagccAATAGCAGAAGAGATATATGCATCCCCATGTTCTTTGAAGCAGCATTTTCAATAGCCAATTTATGGAATCAAaataagtgtccatcaatggatgaacaataaacaaaatgtatatatacacaatgtaatactATTCAGACTTTAAAAAGAAGATCATTGTCATTTGCAACAGCATGAATAAATCTGGAAGGcattatgttgaaaaaaataaactaggcacagaaaaacaaatactacaTGGTATAGCATGGTGACTATACTTaataaataatgtattatttacttgaaaatgGCTAGTAGAGTGTTTCTCAATGTTTTCACTACAAGTGGAGGGAAAAAGTGAAGTGAGGAATATGATCATTAACATGATTAATCATTTCAGTGTTTACATATTTCAAGACATCACattgtactccataaatatatataattttaattttatcaattaaaCCTTAGTAAAGCAGAAAAAAGGGCTTAACCTGGTGGCAggcacctatagtcccagctacttgggaaactaAAGCAGTAGGATCCCTTGGTCCCAAGAATTTGAGACCAACCTTGGCAACATAATGAAACCTCATCTCAAAAATGAAacagtacatgcctgtaatcccagcagcatgggtggctaaggcaggaggatcatgagttcaaagccagcctcaggaaaagcaaggcattttaagcaactcaatgagaccctgtctctaaataaaaatactaaatagggctgggaatgtggcttactGGTCAAgcgccccagagttcaatccctggtaccaataaataaataaagtaaaataacttcCTTTAACCCAATTTAAACATtatgtaatacatatatgtatcaaGCATTATATGGTACCTCATTAACTGTACACCTTTTATGTTgtcagttaaaaatttaaaaagtagaaagttttaaaaacaaaacacacacagacacacatcaaaaaaaaaacttggataaAAAGAGAAGCTCTTTTGCCTTTTCTCACCCCCCAAATATACCAAATTTCATCTGAAAGAGATTTTTTCCCTTCTCTAGAAATAGTAAATACTTCACTATCTCATTTAGGGTATTTTAGTTGCTATATAGAGAATCAATGGTATGAAAGTAGTAACTCAGAAAATGTAACATCCAGTAACATTTTATGAAATTTCCTGAATGTTTTCCTTCTTATTAGTAATAAATTGTTCTAAAagctcttactttttttttcttttaaagagagagtgagagaggagagagagagagagagaatttttttttatatttattttttagttctcggcggacacaacatctttgttggtatgtggtgctgaggatcgaacccgggtcgcacgcatgccaggcgagcactaaAAGCTCTTACTTTTGAAGCCATCTTTTACCAAATGCTTTCCCAAAgagcagaaaaattataaatatagcaCGTAAAATTaagttgagttttaaattttgaggcttTAATGAATTTAATCATTGTGGtgttatattttcttatagtGTCAGAAATGTGAAGCTCTTGTGGAAAAACTGAAGTCGTTTCAAATAATTGTACATCTAAAGCATCTAGAGGAAGAAATTTATGCAGTGAAATCTTGGTCCAGCAAGATGACTGAAAAACAGGATATACTGAATAACAATTTGACAACTCTTTCTCAAGAAATTACAAAACTAGACCAAAGTACAACTTCCATGGCAAAAGATGTTGGTCTCAAGATTACATCTGTAAAAACAGATATACGACGTATTTCAGGTTTAGTAACTGATGTAACATCCTTGACAGAGTCTGTGCAAGAACTGGAAGCTAAATTAGAAAAAGTAGACAAAAAGACAGTGAAAAACATAGGTGATCTTCTCTCAAGTAGTATTGATCGAACAGCAACACTTCGAAAGACAGCATCTGAAAATTCACAAAGAATTAACTCAGTTAAGAAGACGTTAACTGAGCTAAAGAGTGATTTCAACAAGCACACAGATAGATTTTTAAGCTTAGAAAGTGACAGAGCTAAAGTTATGAAGACAGTGACTTTTGCAAATGATCTAAAACCAAAGATATATAACCTAAAGAAGGACTTTTCCCGGTTGGAGCCATTGGTAAATGATTTAACACTACGCATTGGGAGATTGGTTACTGACTtattacagagagagaaagaaattgcttttttaaatgaaaaaatatctaaCTTAACTATGGTCCAAGCTGAGATTAAGGATATTAAAGATGAAATAACACATATTTCTGATATGGATGTTTAACATTGTTTAGCTTAGACTgagataatcatttttttaaaatgggaccTCTGTTATGTTGGGATGAAAAccagtttgtattttattctatttttcccagtaataagtttttttttgaggggggttcccaagattgaattcaggggcattcctCCACTGAGCCttatctctagccctattttgtgttttattagagacagtgtctcactggaTTGCTTAGCACttctttaaattgctgaggctggctttgaactttgaactttgaaatcctcctgcctcagcctacagaaccaacgggattacaggcatgcgccaccacacccagcctaattttttaaacagactgaaatttgaatttcccAAACATGCTGAAACATAAACTGGCGCCTTTATATAGCAACAACCTTATCCATCACCCTGGCCTACATACTCTTAAACACACATGCCCTTATACTAGTGGGGGAAAAGGAGAATCAGCTGGTCTAGCACTGGGAAATCTGGGCAAGGCAGAATCTGAATCCCTACTTATCTCATTGACTGATAGGAAACACAGTGTGTTatagtttaaatatgaggtgtccctcaatcATGTGAGACATTActagaacattcagaggtgaaatggttttAACTCACTGCTAGGTATTAACTGGATGTTAACTATAGGAAGATAAGGTGTGCTTAGAGAGGTGGGTCACCAGAGGCAGGTGTGTATTTTATTCCTGGTGAGGAAAGCTGTCTTTATTTGCTTCTAGATTGTCACATCCTGAGTTTTTCTATGCCATACTGTTCCACCAGGTTATTTTGCCTCACCTCGCCCAGACCAATGGAGTTCGCCTTCTTTGGACTATGATcttggaaaccatgagccctaaataaattttctctctaaaattgttcttgtcaggtgttttggtcacagcaacagaaaagctgaagtaaagggctggggatataactcagttggtagaatttatgcacaaggccatgggttcaatccctagcaccacaaaaaggagaaaaaaaaaactgactaaaataatgTGGTTGGGACCCTAACTGAATAACTATCCCAGCAAGGTGTAGTggcccacgcctataatcccagtgactggagaggctgaggcaggaggatcataagtttgaaggaaagcctgggcaatgtagtaaccctgtctcaaaaaaaatagctcagtggcatagcagTCCTGGGTTGAGTCCAAGTATGGGGGTTATGGGATAGGGGAGGGGACTACTACTCAGGGTTCAGGACTGTAGCATTCATTATCCAGTTAGAGAAACTCAAAAGAATAGCCAAGGAGCTACAGGAAAAGAATCAGCtaagtaaatcttttttttttctgttaattctttttagttatagatggacctaatacctttattttatttattttatttttgtatatgttgccgaggatcaaacccagtgccacacacatgctaggcaagcgctttgccactgagccacagtcctggCCCCAGATAAGtaaatctttctgggtctttcATGGCTTTGAGAAACTATGGAAAGAAACAGTAGTGTCAGTCTATTTGGGCTGCTATATAATACATAGCAAAAATTGGACAGATGCTTTCT
This window encodes:
- the Ikbip gene encoding inhibitor of nuclear factor kappa-B kinase-interacting protein isoform X2; translation: MSEVKSRKKPGPKGAPAEPVKRGEGRKSPEAQGGGWADPRTGLSLLSLGTCLGLAWFVFQQSEKFAEVENKYQLLKMESKEFQGLQSEISLISEKCQKCEALVEKLKSFQIIVHLKHLEEEIYAVKSWSSKMTEKQDILNNNLTTLSQEITKLDQSTTSMAKDVGLKITSVKTDIRRISGLVTDVTSLTESVQELEAKLEKVDKKTVKNIGDLLSSSIDRTATLRKTASENSQRINSVKKTLTELKSDFNKHTDRFLSLESDRAKVMKTVTFANDLKPKIYNLKKDFSRLEPLVNDLTLRIGRLVTDLLQREKEIAFLNEKISNLTMVQAEIKDIKDEITHISDMDV